In the Archaeoglobaceae archaeon genome, TGTAATCGTATTGATTTATCTTTTCCCCTCTCGGATACATCATTGCGAGCAATGGCATCCCCCATTCAGAGCAAATCTTTGAAATCTCCCCAAGATTTTTCAATTGCTCCGCCTCAGTTTTGCTTCCAACATTTATATGGATGCTCACTGCATCCGCTCCAAGCTTAATTGCCTCCTCAACCGTGCAAACAAGAACTTTTTCGTTTGGATCTGGCGATAGGCTCGTCGAGGCGCTGAGATGGACAATCAAACCTATATCTCTGCCATATCCGCGATGACCAAAGGGTATGACTCCCTTATGCAAGATCACAGCATTTGCCCCGCCCTCTGCTACCGCATTGATCGTCTTGGGCAGGTTTACGAGCCCCTCTATCGGCCCCATCGAAACTCCATGGTCCATTGGAACTATTACTGTGTTACCTGTGTTCCTGTTTACTATGCGTTCAATTCTGATCTTCTTTCCTATCATGCTATTGAGTTTCAAAGTGGCAATATAAATCTTTCCATTCAAACTATTCCTTACTTGTTTCTCTTGTAAGAACAAGCTGTGTTACAATTCCTATTATCCCCATGACAAACCATAGCAGAAAGAGCAGTGGAGACAAGAATGCTACCTGTAATGCATTTCTCGGATCAAATAGAAATACTTCGACAGATGTCCCGGTTACCAGCATTTCTACAGCAACAACGATTGCTGTTGCACCGAGGAATGCGGTAATGATAATAACCAAAGCTCGCTCTAAAAATAGAACAAGAATACCACAAAGAATTGCAAAAACATACGCGTAAAGCATTTTTTCGGGAAGTAGATAATTCAGAAACATATACCCAATAACCGTTCCTGTGAGAAAGAGACCAACATTGTAGAAAAGCCCAAAAATGATAGCCAAAACAATTCCCGTTGCAATGTAAGTTAAAAACGAGTAACCAACAAACAGAGAAATGTAATATCCAAGGATAACTCCCACAACGAATCCAATAACTGCACTGTAAAGTCTAAAGAGCTTGTAGCCCGCAAAGCCTACAATCAAACCACCGAATACAAGAACTGCTACGATGAACATCGGATTATACATCAAGTCCATCCAGTCCATAGTATATGGTTGTGTCTATATTTATAAAATTTCCGATTATCGATTTTTTGATTCTCCATGAACTACTGCAGAAGCCACAAGATGTGCGATCCTCAAAGCTTCAGGAAATTTTCCCCTCCATACATTTGCATCAACGATTTTTTTAGCATCCTCAAAGTTCAGCCCGGAAAATTGCAAAAAAAGATTTCCATACCTGTATATTTCTCCTGCTCGCTCAACAATTGCGATTCTCTGCTCAAATCTCTCAAGGTTTTTCAAAGCACTGCGGAATTCTTCCATATTCGGTTCTTTGCCCATAACAACAACAACTGGAATTCCAGTTTTTTCATGGATTTCCTTGATATCCGCAATATTGAAACCACCAAAAGTGATCCCACCCAAGAAAACGCACCTCAACTGCCTGAAAAATTTTGATCTCTTTAGCATCGTCACAATCTTTTCGGTGGAATCAAACCCGTCTACAGAGATTCTTTCAAACATGAAACCATCAATACTCCTACCACTCATTACACAACCAACGAGACAGCAAAAGTCCTTGGAAAAGCTATCGTCTATGCCAACAACTCTCCAGCTTTTCATAAAGTTTATTGCCATGGAAGTTTATTAACCATATGCAGGACACCATAAAGCTAATTCATGAACTTGGAACTCTTAAGCTAACCCCAAGATCTGGATGGCTTAAAATAGGAATCGAAATTCCTGAGAGTGTTGCAGAACACAGCTTTAGGACAGCAATAATTGCATTTTTGCTTGCCAAAAAAAGTGGCGAAAGCATAGAAAATTGTCTGCGATCTGCATTTCTTGGGCTGATCCACGACATCCATGAAGCAAGAACGATGGATCTTCACAAGATTGCCAAGAGATACGTGAAAATAGACGAAGAAAAACTCGAAAATGATATTGCGAAGTTTGAAGTAGATAGCAAGGGAGTTGAGAAATACGTCGAAGATGCGGACAAGCTTGAGCTCGCATTTCAGGCTGTGGAATATTCAGTGAAGAACAGGTTCGCAATTGAGTTTGCAAAAAATCTTGAGTTTAAAACAGAAGTAGCTAAGGAGATTTACAAAAATCTTATGGAAAGAATGGATCCAAGATGGTGGAGATGAAGTTTATCTGCGATCGAATGCTGGGGAAGCTTGCAGTATGGCTTCGAATTTCGGGCTATGATACGCTTTACATAGGGGATTTTGCAACCGAAGATGAAGATGATTTTATGATCGAAAACTTTAAGGATCGGATTCTCCTGACAAAGGATAGAAAATTGTTCTCAAAGGCAAAAAAATTCGGCAGAGATGCTATATTGATAAGATCCAACGATGTTGCGGAGCAAATGAAAGAACTCAAGGCATTTGGAGTTAAATTCCAGATTGTTATGGATCGGTGCAGTGTTTGCAACAATTTTCTGCGAAAGCCAACAATAGAAGAAGCTTTAACAGTTTTAAGGGAGCAGGGCTTGCCAGAAGACATGCTCGAGAGATATGAACTCTGGTTCTGTGAGAACTGCAGAAAACTTTACTGGATGGGTGGGCACTGGATAAACATGGTAAGGTTTTTAAGAAAGTTGGAAGATTGACTTTATGGACATGCCATCGGAAGTTGTTTTAGCTTCGGTAATCGTTTTTATGGGTATAGGAATCCCCTATGCCTTTACAATTCTAAAGAGTTTCAAGAAGAATCGCTGAAGTTTTAATAAAATTAGATTTAGATCGTCTAAAAAGAGTTTTGAAGTGCAAAAAAGTCGAGTAGCCCGAACTTTTGATTCGAGTGCCAGTTTTTAATCAAAGTTTTTAATCAAAAGCTCTGGCGTATAGAGCTTCAGATTTCAAATGAAGTTATGAGTTGACCCAAAATATCCCCATAGTATACCTGAAGCAAAAAAACTATGACTGGGTGCTGAATCAGATAAATAGCCAATGAATGTCTTCCAAGAAAGTTTATCGGGTTGCTCCAGTAATTTGAGCTTTCACGCCTGTAATAAGAACCAAAGAACATGCCAAGCAAAAAAACGCCGAACCAAGGGATCATTGGATAGTAGTCAAGCGTTCTAAAGCCATAGGGCATTATTCCAAGCCAGACAAGGTAAGGCTCCTTAATTAATAGTTCCGAGACATGAAAATTCGCAATGAGAAACAAAATTCCAACCGAGAGGCTTAAAAATGGTTTTCCGAGGAATAAAAACCCAAAAACAGATGCCAAGGCAAAGAAGTGAATTATGCCAAAAATAACCATTTTATCAGGGGCAAAGATGTATGTGGCAATGGTTATCCCCAATGCGATCAACAAGAGTCTCAGCGTTCTCCTAAGAACGGGTTTAAAATTTTTATAGACTATGCTAAATGTAAATCCTGAAATGAATATGAACATCCCGCCGATAAAGCGGGGAAACCAGAACCAGAAGTCGCCTTCAAGCTTGATCTTGCCAAAGTAGTATGCATCGAAAAATAGGTGAAAAATTAGCATTAGAATTACAGCTATTCCCCTCGCAAAGTCGATCTCCCAGAACCTCATCTGAAGTATCTCAGATCTTCATCGCTCTTCCACTGCTGAACCGCAAGCTCTTGCATCTCCTTTATCTGGGCTATAATCTTCTCCATTTCCTTGGCCCTTTTCTCAAGAGCTTCAAAGGATACCTGAAGCCCCAGAATTCTCGACAATACTTCCAGCACTGCCTTTGCACTCTTCGGATCGACCATATAGCCAGAAGTTACTCCCATGAGACAGATCGCCTCTATGTTCTCAAGCTCCGCC is a window encoding:
- a CDS encoding 2-amino-3,7-dideoxy-D-threo-hept-6-ulosonate synthase, translated to MIGKKIRIERIVNRNTGNTVIVPMDHGVSMGPIEGLVNLPKTINAVAEGGANAVILHKGVIPFGHRGYGRDIGLIVHLSASTSLSPDPNEKVLVCTVEEAIKLGADAVSIHINVGSKTEAEQLKNLGEISKICSEWGMPLLAMMYPRGEKINQYDYKAVSLAARVGAELGADIIKTNFTGDVESFKKVVEGCPVPVVIAGGPKMSSDEEILQMVRMAMDAGARGVAIGRNIFQAQNPTKMTRAISMIVHENVEVKEALEILRS
- a CDS encoding DUF4203 domain-containing protein; the protein is MDWMDLMYNPMFIVAVLVFGGLIVGFAGYKLFRLYSAVIGFVVGVILGYYISLFVGYSFLTYIATGIVLAIIFGLFYNVGLFLTGTVIGYMFLNYLLPEKMLYAYVFAILCGILVLFLERALVIIITAFLGATAIVVAVEMLVTGTSVEVFLFDPRNALQVAFLSPLLFLLWFVMGIIGIVTQLVLTRETSKE
- a CDS encoding DUF99 family protein → MKSWRVVGIDDSFSKDFCCLVGCVMSGRSIDGFMFERISVDGFDSTEKIVTMLKRSKFFRQLRCVFLGGITFGGFNIADIKEIHEKTGIPVVVVMGKEPNMEEFRSALKNLERFEQRIAIVERAGEIYRYGNLFLQFSGLNFEDAKKIVDANVWRGKFPEALRIAHLVASAVVHGESKNR
- a CDS encoding HD domain-containing protein codes for the protein MQDTIKLIHELGTLKLTPRSGWLKIGIEIPESVAEHSFRTAIIAFLLAKKSGESIENCLRSAFLGLIHDIHEARTMDLHKIAKRYVKIDEEKLENDIAKFEVDSKGVEKYVEDADKLELAFQAVEYSVKNRFAIEFAKNLEFKTEVAKEIYKNLMERMDPRWWR
- a CDS encoding Mut7-C RNAse domain-containing protein, with the translated sequence MKFICDRMLGKLAVWLRISGYDTLYIGDFATEDEDDFMIENFKDRILLTKDRKLFSKAKKFGRDAILIRSNDVAEQMKELKAFGVKFQIVMDRCSVCNNFLRKPTIEEALTVLREQGLPEDMLERYELWFCENCRKLYWMGGHWINMVRFLRKLED
- a CDS encoding heparan-alpha-glucosaminide N-acetyltransferase; translated protein: MRFWEIDFARGIAVILMLIFHLFFDAYYFGKIKLEGDFWFWFPRFIGGMFIFISGFTFSIVYKNFKPVLRRTLRLLLIALGITIATYIFAPDKMVIFGIIHFFALASVFGFLFLGKPFLSLSVGILFLIANFHVSELLIKEPYLVWLGIMPYGFRTLDYYPMIPWFGVFLLGMFFGSYYRRESSNYWSNPINFLGRHSLAIYLIQHPVIVFLLQVYYGDILGQLITSFEI